The genomic segment CACGTGAAAACGTAAAATCTTTAAAACCGTATTCTTCTGCGAGAGATGAGTTTGAGGATTTTGACACAGCCGATATGATTTTTCTGGATGCCAACGAAAATCCATATCAAAATGGTGTGAATCGTTATCCGGATCCGCAGCAGAATTCAGTTAAAGCTATTTTAGCCAAAAACAATAATACGAAACAAAGCCAGATTTTGTTAGGAAACGGAAGTGATGAAGTTTTAGATTTACTTTTCAGGGCTTTCTGCGAACCTAAAAAAGACAATATTATTTCGCTTCCGCCAACATACGGAATGTATGGTGTTTTGGCAAACATCAACGCTGTTGAAAACAGAGAAGTTTTGCTGACAAATGATTTTCAGCCACAAGTTGAAAGGATTTTAGAAACAGTTGACGAGAATACAAAAATCATTTTTTTATGTTCGCCAAATAACCCAACAGGAAATTCTTTTTCAGATGAAAGTGTGGTGAAGCTGCTTCAAAACTTTAAAGGTTTAGTTGTAATTGATGAAGCCTATATTGATTTTTCGGATAAAGAAAGCTGGCTGACAGAAATTGATGAATATCCGAATTTAGTAATTACGCAGACACTTTCAAAAGCCTACGGTTTAGCTGGAATTCGTTTAGGAATTTGCTATGCATCTGAAGAAGTAATTTCGGTTTTAAATAAAATTAAACCGCCTTATAACGTAAACGAATTAACGCAGCAAAAAGCTAAGGAGCGTTTAAAAGATTCAGATAAAATAAAACAAGAAATAGCTTCTATTATTGAGCAAAGAGAAGAATTGCTTAAAGTGTTACTTGAAGTAGATTTTGTTGAGAAAGTATATCCCACAGAAGCTAATTTTATCTTGGCAAAAGTAGATGATGCGAATAAAAGATACGATCAATTAATCGAAAAGGGAATCGTTATTCGCAACAGAACAACACAGCCTTTATGTGAAAATTGCCTTCGTTTTACAATTGGAACAAAAGAAGAAAATACGGTTGTAATTAGAGAATTGAAATTATTGAACTAGAAATTATTAGCCACAGATTAGAAAGATTAAAATGATTTCTTTCTGTGCGTGATTTTTAGCCACGAATTAAATTAGAGGAATTCGTGAATTTGTGGCTAAAAAAAATCATATTAATCTATGAAATCTGCGGCAAAACAAAAAAATATGAAAAAAGTACTTTTTATCGATCGTGACGGAACGATTGTTTTAGAACCTGAAAACTACCAATTGGACAGTTTGGATAAACTGGAATTTTATCCGAAAGCTTTTCAATATCTGGCTAAAATTGCTAATGAATTAGATTATGAACTGGCAATGGTAACCAATCAGGACGGATTAGGAACAGATAGTTTTCCAGAAGATACCTTTTGGCCAACCCAAAATTTTATTCTAAAAGCATTTGAAAACGAAGGAGTTGTTTTTGATGAAATCTTCGTCGATAGAACTTTTCCGGAAGAAAACGCGCCAACACGAAAACCGAGAACTGGAATGCTGACTAAATACTTGAATAATCCAGAATATGATTTAGCAAATTCTTTTGTTTTAGGAGATCGTTTGACAGATGTAGAACTGGCTAAAAATTTGGGTGCAAAAGCTATTTTTATGAACAATACGGATGGAATTGGAAGCAATGAAATTTCATCAAAACGTGAAGAATTAAACGAGACAATCGTTTTACAAACAATGGATTGGAAGAAAATCTATGAGTTTTTAAAATTAGAAGCGCGTTCAGCCTCAATTACAAGAAAAACGAATGAAACGGATATTTACATCAATCTAAATCTTGACGGAACTGGAAAAAGCAAAATAGACACTGGAATTGCTTTTTTTGACCACATGTTAGACCAAATCTCACGTCATGGTCAAATGGACTTAGAAATCACTGTAAAAGGCGATTTAGAAGTCGATGAACACCACACAATCGAAGATACTGCAATTGCTTTAGGTGAAGTTTTTGCAAAAGCGTTAGGAAATAAATTAGGAATTGAGCGTTACGGATTCTGCTTGCCAATGGATGATTGTTTAGCGCAAGCTGCAATTGATTTTGGAGGAAGAAACTGGCTGATTTGGGAAACGGAATTCAAGCGTGAAATGGTTGGGAAAATGCCAACTGAAATGTTTTATCATTTCTTTAAATCATTTACAGACGGAGCAAAAGCCAACTTAAATATCAAAGCAGAAGGAATTAACGAGCATCACAAAATTGAAGCGATCTTCAAAGCTTTCGCGAAAGCCATAAAAGTAGCCGTAAAAAGAGATACCGAAAAAATGATTTTGCCTTCG from the Flavobacterium sp. genome contains:
- the hisC gene encoding histidinol-phosphate transaminase, which translates into the protein MKFDINTITRENVKSLKPYSSARDEFEDFDTADMIFLDANENPYQNGVNRYPDPQQNSVKAILAKNNNTKQSQILLGNGSDEVLDLLFRAFCEPKKDNIISLPPTYGMYGVLANINAVENREVLLTNDFQPQVERILETVDENTKIIFLCSPNNPTGNSFSDESVVKLLQNFKGLVVIDEAYIDFSDKESWLTEIDEYPNLVITQTLSKAYGLAGIRLGICYASEEVISVLNKIKPPYNVNELTQQKAKERLKDSDKIKQEIASIIEQREELLKVLLEVDFVEKVYPTEANFILAKVDDANKRYDQLIEKGIVIRNRTTQPLCENCLRFTIGTKEENTVVIRELKLLN
- the hisB gene encoding bifunctional histidinol-phosphatase/imidazoleglycerol-phosphate dehydratase HisB translates to MKKVLFIDRDGTIVLEPENYQLDSLDKLEFYPKAFQYLAKIANELDYELAMVTNQDGLGTDSFPEDTFWPTQNFILKAFENEGVVFDEIFVDRTFPEENAPTRKPRTGMLTKYLNNPEYDLANSFVLGDRLTDVELAKNLGAKAIFMNNTDGIGSNEISSKREELNETIVLQTMDWKKIYEFLKLEARSASITRKTNETDIYINLNLDGTGKSKIDTGIAFFDHMLDQISRHGQMDLEITVKGDLEVDEHHTIEDTAIALGEVFAKALGNKLGIERYGFCLPMDDCLAQAAIDFGGRNWLIWETEFKREMVGKMPTEMFYHFFKSFTDGAKANLNIKAEGINEHHKIEAIFKAFAKAIKVAVKRDTEKMILPSTKGML